A genomic region of Anopheles coustani chromosome 3, idAnoCousDA_361_x.2, whole genome shotgun sequence contains the following coding sequences:
- the LOC131261102 gene encoding H/ACA ribonucleoprotein complex subunit 2-like protein — protein MGKIKIEKADASEVSANESVLKDEDDYEEKLRNASAIAHPMASKKLTKKIHKLIEKASKQKTFLRNGLKDVQVRLRKGETGIVVFAGDVTPVEIMCHLPAVCEEKNIPYCYTPSRKDLGSAMGVKRGTVAMLIREHADYKDMYDKLKVELATLPVPT, from the exons ATGGGTAagattaaaatcgaaaaagcCGACGCAAGTGAAGTGTCGGCCAATGAGTCGGTATTGAAAGACGAGGACGACTATGAGGAAAAGCTGCGAAACGCAAGCGCTATCGCCCATCCGATGGCATCAAAGAAGCTGACCAAAAAGATCCACAAGCTCATCGAGAAAG CCTCGAAACAAAAGACCTTCCTACGTAATGGACTGAAGGATGTTCAGGTTCGTCTGCGCAAAGGAGAAACCGG AATCGTTGTTTTCGCTGGAGATGTGACGCCAGTCGAAATCATGTGCCACCTGCCAGCCGTTTGCGAAGAAAAGAACATTCCCTACTGCTACACGCCGAGCCGCAAGGATCTGGGTTCGGCCATGGGAGTGAAGCGCGGCACGGTAGCGATGCTGATCAGGGAGCATGCGGACTATAAGGACATGTATGATAAGCTGAAAGTTGAACTAGCCACCCTTCCCGTGCCTACGTAA